One genomic window of Actinoalloteichus hoggarensis includes the following:
- a CDS encoding MFS transporter has translation MVSSTSVDAAEVPSTRTTVGQWAAVAVLSLSTFIVVTSEMLPVGVLTPMAEGLRISPGTTGFSLTITGLVTAVTAPLVPRLLGGRDRRGVLAAAMLVLALGNVLTAVASGFGLLVVSRIILGVGMGVVWGLASAVATRLVAPRDIALAVSCAVSGVAAASVVGVPLGTIVGNAFGWRAAFGALAAAAVLLGVGLRLTLPRLSRPAPSAGSPSAGRGTPLSRRAPVVAGLILVVFLVTAHFAAYTYVRPILEERAALTPSAVALLLLIYGVFGLGGNFAAGALAARRARATVLTLTLGITASITLLVFFGAVAWIAGAAIALWGLAYGGLSVSAQIWMTQSAPDRLEQVTGLYVGVFTAAIALGAFLGGVVVEAAGITALLWGGGRLGRGRAARGPARPRPGDRVVPPRDAVGPGRRGVTTYSADSLAAARQSDRPVMPLDAAYLPSSHDWRTEAGRAASPFDVETCLREARAAAPATSRCCRAPSSSSPASARRRRPGRPSAGATPRPRTASATLRTLAARFPTLDLSELNPPDHRRRACSPRTRPTSSPPTAHTRAAPLGPC, from the coding sequence ATGGTTTCGTCAACATCGGTGGACGCCGCCGAGGTGCCGTCCACCCGCACCACCGTCGGACAGTGGGCGGCGGTAGCGGTGCTGAGTCTGAGCACGTTCATCGTGGTGACCTCCGAGATGCTGCCCGTCGGGGTGCTGACCCCGATGGCCGAGGGTCTGCGCATCTCGCCGGGCACGACCGGATTCAGTCTGACCATCACCGGTCTCGTCACCGCGGTCACCGCGCCGCTGGTTCCCCGGCTCCTGGGCGGACGCGATCGTCGAGGCGTGCTCGCCGCGGCGATGCTGGTGCTGGCCCTCGGCAACGTGTTGACCGCCGTCGCCTCGGGCTTCGGTCTTCTGGTCGTCTCCCGCATCATCCTCGGCGTCGGCATGGGCGTGGTGTGGGGGCTGGCCTCCGCCGTCGCGACCCGGCTCGTGGCGCCCCGCGACATCGCGCTGGCGGTGTCCTGCGCCGTCAGCGGCGTCGCGGCGGCCTCGGTCGTCGGCGTGCCACTCGGCACGATCGTGGGCAACGCCTTCGGCTGGCGGGCCGCCTTCGGCGCGTTGGCGGCGGCAGCCGTGCTCCTGGGCGTCGGGCTGCGGCTGACCCTGCCCCGGCTGTCTCGACCCGCACCGTCGGCCGGCTCGCCCTCGGCAGGCCGCGGCACGCCCCTGTCTCGCCGCGCCCCGGTGGTCGCCGGGCTGATCCTGGTCGTCTTCCTCGTCACCGCGCACTTCGCCGCCTACACCTACGTACGGCCGATTCTGGAGGAGCGGGCCGCGCTGACCCCGTCGGCGGTGGCGCTGCTCCTGCTGATCTACGGCGTCTTCGGACTGGGCGGCAACTTCGCGGCGGGCGCGCTCGCGGCCCGGCGGGCCCGGGCCACGGTGCTGACGTTGACGCTGGGCATCACCGCGTCGATCACGCTGCTGGTGTTCTTCGGCGCCGTCGCCTGGATCGCCGGTGCCGCGATCGCCCTGTGGGGCCTCGCCTACGGCGGCCTCTCGGTGAGCGCGCAGATCTGGATGACCCAGTCCGCCCCCGACCGGCTTGAACAGGTCACCGGGCTCTACGTCGGCGTCTTCACGGCCGCGATCGCCCTGGGCGCCTTCCTCGGCGGCGTCGTCGTCGAAGCGGCGGGCATCACGGCCCTGTTGTGGGGGGGCGGCCGCCTTGGCCGTGGCCGCGCTGCTCGTGGCCCTGCTCGGCCCCGGCCCGGCGACCGGGTCGTCCCACCTCGGGACGCCGTCGGACCAGGACGGCGCGGCGTGACCACGTATTCCGCCGACTCGCTCGCGGCCGCGCGGCAGTCGGACAGACCCGTCATGCCGCTCGACGCCGCCTACCTGCCGAGCAGCCATGACTGGCGCACCGAGGCCGGCCGGGCCGCATCCCCCTTCGACGTCGAGACCTGCCTGCGCGAGGCGCGGGCCGCCGCGCCTGCGACGTCGCGCTGCTGCCGGGCGCCTTCGTCGAGCTCACCGGCATCCGCGCGGAGACGGCGGCCCGGACGGCCCTCCGCAGGCGCCACGCCGCGCCCACGGACGGCGTCCGCCACGCTGCGCACCCTCGCGGCCAGGTTCCCCACGCTCGATCTGTCCGAGCTGAACCCGCCGGACCACCGCC
- a CDS encoding LysR family transcriptional regulator, translating to MNQIHLQEVECLLALAEELHFGNTAARLGCSQSRVSQLISGLEAHVGARLVERTSRRVSLTRFGAQFVDEIRPAYTALDTVFAHARDRARRGALCELRIGFHGSVYEEITLAFRRLRAQHEVTVMLSEIPLGSPFSDLLGGRLDAVVVELPVHEPALTVGFRFPPQDQLLAVAAAHPLAVRDEADVEDLAGLDVLYRSGDAPDYWRHARVPPATPAGRPIRSTTGIATIQEGLALVAGGEHAMLVCRPLAERSHREDVRYLPVHGLDEPSQLGLVWRTDGAGPQLATLARLLREEFGRDADSPARPGRRTHGDTAGAAGSAGRGAPAASGPTGSVGSVGPVGRAASTGPAAPAASAGPTEGRGPGGRRRTCAVAAPEGRSDSGSA from the coding sequence GTGAACCAGATACACCTGCAGGAGGTCGAGTGCCTGCTCGCGCTGGCCGAAGAGCTGCACTTCGGGAACACCGCGGCCAGGCTGGGCTGTTCGCAGAGCCGGGTGAGTCAGCTGATCTCCGGACTGGAGGCCCACGTCGGGGCGCGACTCGTCGAGCGGACCAGCAGACGGGTCTCGCTGACCCGGTTCGGCGCCCAGTTCGTCGACGAGATCCGGCCCGCCTACACCGCGTTGGACACCGTGTTCGCCCACGCTCGGGATCGTGCGCGGCGCGGCGCGCTGTGCGAACTGCGCATCGGCTTCCATGGCAGCGTCTACGAGGAGATCACGCTGGCGTTCCGCAGGTTGCGGGCGCAGCATGAGGTGACGGTCATGCTGAGTGAGATCCCGCTCGGCTCGCCGTTCTCGGATCTGCTGGGCGGCCGTCTCGACGCGGTCGTCGTCGAGCTGCCCGTGCACGAGCCCGCGTTGACCGTCGGCTTCCGCTTCCCGCCGCAGGATCAGCTGCTCGCGGTGGCCGCGGCGCATCCGCTGGCCGTGCGCGATGAGGCCGACGTCGAGGATCTTGCGGGCCTGGACGTCCTCTACCGCAGCGGCGACGCCCCCGACTACTGGCGGCACGCGCGCGTACCGCCCGCCACGCCCGCGGGCAGGCCGATCCGGTCCACGACCGGCATCGCCACCATCCAGGAGGGCCTCGCGCTGGTGGCGGGGGGTGAGCACGCCATGCTGGTCTGCCGCCCGCTGGCCGAGCGTTCGCACCGCGAGGACGTGCGCTACCTGCCGGTCCACGGGTTGGACGAGCCGTCCCAACTCGGCCTGGTCTGGCGCACCGACGGTGCCGGACCACAGCTGGCCACGCTCGCACGACTCCTCCGGGAGGAGTTCGGTCGCGACGCGGACTCCCCGGCACGACCGGGCCGTCGGACACACGGGGATACGGCGGGGGCGGCGGGGTCGGCGGGGCGGGGCGCTCCGGCGGCGTCGGGGCCGACGGGGTCGGTCGGATCGGTGGGGCCGGTGGGACGGGCGGCGTCGACCGGGCCGGCCGCTCCAGCGGCGTCGGCGGGGCCGACGGAAGGTCGTGGTCCCGGTGGGCGGCGTCGGACCTGCGCGGTGGCCGCGCCGGAGGGGCGATCGGATTCAGGTTCGGCGTGA
- a CDS encoding methyltransferase domain-containing protein, with protein MTPTVTDLHEELVTNLITAGHLTGPAWQSAFRSVPRDAFVDDFAVARPGSPILVPIAADDPDRLAHIYSDTTLVTALDADGTPISSSTAPGLMALMLDALDVRDGHRVLEIGTGTGYNAALLSRRLGDRDVCSVDIDADLVTTARRRLAALDLAPVLAVGDGAGGLPNHAPFDRLITTCGLDHIPAAWLRQVRPGGMILVNLGFTLVTLTVRPDGTAEGPILPQQAGFMARRPAPDAPANPTPPAIGASTAATDGPALSTTLPAALDHPEGRALLSVPRPGLRRTSRRDQQGRLVHVLTDTDGTQCRAAERDGDRVEVTGDLRLWSEITEFLARWDRRGRPAPEQHRVHVGADGTHRLVEPG; from the coding sequence GTGACCCCGACCGTCACCGACCTCCACGAAGAACTCGTCACGAATCTGATCACCGCCGGGCATCTCACCGGCCCGGCGTGGCAGAGCGCCTTCCGCAGCGTTCCCCGAGACGCCTTCGTCGACGACTTCGCCGTGGCCCGCCCCGGCTCCCCCATCCTCGTCCCGATCGCGGCAGACGATCCCGACCGGCTCGCCCACATCTACAGCGACACCACCCTCGTCACCGCGCTCGACGCCGACGGCACCCCGATCTCCAGCAGCACCGCCCCCGGCCTGATGGCCCTCATGCTGGATGCGCTCGACGTCCGCGACGGTCATCGAGTCCTGGAGATCGGCACGGGAACCGGCTACAACGCCGCCCTGCTCAGCCGCCGACTCGGCGACCGAGACGTGTGCTCCGTCGACATCGACGCCGACCTCGTCACCACCGCCCGACGCCGACTCGCCGCCCTCGACCTCGCACCCGTGCTCGCCGTCGGAGACGGCGCCGGCGGCCTTCCCAATCACGCACCGTTCGACCGGCTGATCACCACCTGCGGTCTCGACCACATCCCGGCGGCCTGGCTGCGTCAAGTCCGTCCCGGCGGAATGATCCTCGTCAACCTCGGCTTCACCCTGGTCACGCTCACCGTGCGTCCCGACGGCACCGCCGAAGGCCCGATCCTGCCGCAGCAGGCCGGATTCATGGCCCGACGACCCGCGCCCGACGCCCCCGCCAACCCCACCCCGCCTGCCATCGGCGCATCGACGGCCGCCACCGACGGTCCGGCACTCTCCACCACCCTGCCTGCCGCCCTAGACCACCCCGAGGGCCGTGCACTGCTCTCCGTACCGCGCCCCGGACTACGGCGGACCTCCCGGCGCGACCAGCAGGGACGCCTCGTCCACGTGCTGACCGACACCGACGGAACACAGTGCCGGGCCGCCGAACGCGACGGCGACCGCGTGGAGGTGACCGGAGACCTCAGGCTGTGGTCCGAGATCACCGAGTTCCTCGCCCGCTGGGATCGGCGAGGACGCCCCGCCCCCGAGCAGCACCGCGTCCACGTCGGAGCCGACGGAACCCACCGACTCGTCGAACCCGGCTGA
- the tgmB gene encoding ATP-grasp ribosomal peptide maturase: protein MPDSVLVITRVGDITADLVIRELDQRGVPVHRFDLADLRAGSLRVTAELASTGEPWSGGLQDEHRDTDLSSVKAAWWRKPSGYGSRDGTEQAWMTAEAEFGLGGLLATLPDVVWVNHPHRNRPADHKPHQLRLAAAAGLVVPATLITNDPAAARAFVARQTGGTVYKPLRGGPRTPEGERLLLHTDLVTTAQIDEGVRTTTHLFQERVRCAYSVRVTFIGGRVFAVRIDTPDDSDVLDWRADHDRLTYEPIEMPADAAAGLAALNRELGLVYSASDWIVTPEGTWTFLENNPNGQWAWLEQHTGLPLTAALADVLTTRRTTT from the coding sequence ATGCCTGATTCCGTACTGGTGATCACCAGGGTCGGCGACATCACCGCTGATCTGGTCATCCGAGAACTCGACCAACGGGGCGTTCCAGTTCACCGATTCGATCTCGCGGACCTTCGTGCGGGATCGCTTCGCGTGACCGCCGAGCTTGCGAGCACGGGCGAACCGTGGAGCGGCGGGCTTCAGGATGAGCACCGTGACACCGATCTCTCCTCGGTGAAGGCGGCGTGGTGGCGCAAGCCGAGCGGCTACGGCAGCCGGGACGGCACGGAGCAGGCGTGGATGACCGCCGAGGCCGAGTTCGGTCTCGGCGGTCTCCTGGCCACGCTGCCCGATGTCGTCTGGGTCAACCATCCGCACCGCAACCGGCCGGCCGACCACAAGCCTCACCAACTGCGCCTGGCAGCGGCGGCAGGACTGGTGGTGCCTGCCACTCTGATCACGAACGACCCGGCCGCAGCTCGTGCGTTCGTCGCTCGACAGACCGGCGGAACCGTGTACAAGCCCCTGCGCGGCGGACCCCGTACCCCCGAGGGAGAACGTCTTCTCCTGCACACCGATCTCGTCACTACGGCACAGATCGACGAGGGGGTACGGACGACCACGCACCTGTTCCAGGAACGGGTTCGCTGCGCCTATTCGGTTCGCGTGACGTTCATCGGCGGCCGTGTCTTCGCCGTGCGCATCGACACCCCTGACGACTCCGACGTCCTGGACTGGCGTGCTGATCACGACCGCCTCACCTACGAACCGATCGAGATGCCCGCCGACGCCGCCGCAGGGCTCGCCGCGCTCAATCGCGAACTCGGCCTCGTCTATTCCGCGTCCGACTGGATCGTCACACCCGAGGGCACGTGGACGTTCCTGGAGAACAACCCCAACGGCCAATGGGCCTGGCTCGAACAGCACACCGGACTACCCCTCACCGCCGCCCTGGCCGACGTACTCACTACTCGAAGGACGACCACGTGA